The following are encoded in a window of Rhizophagus irregularis chromosome 4, complete sequence genomic DNA:
- a CDS encoding 1-phosphatidylinositol-4-phosphate 5-kinase Its3, protein MMASAVSENSTSKHLGITESVVEKKSEKHSQVVERRYTTPNNVVEPLNMTTTTQTTEIQTIYSSSPPNISSKIITETINITGQISSKDNRAKSPLRTHSEPSAIKPTTDEKRTVSFPVEVTSKSPSSDGLDSTLEIDTDLQNDISVEPKTPRGTPNRSFTTPIPKPRPNSMTALTDEQNQNVPQRSATTAGKAKKNISLIENRRKEGKLKRRNTFNAIGLGGDIALDEETQKMAENVKRRLSKRRTREKDKDDLDEGVMIGTRIGEDHVNYVLMYNMLTGIRVGVSRCNAKMHRELVDSDFKAAHKFSFDITGNELTPSAKYDFKFKDYAPWVFRRLREFFHIDAADYLVSLTSKYILSELGSPGKSGSFFYFSRDYRFIIKTIHHTEHKFLRKILKEYYEHIRNNPDTLLSRFYGLHRVKLPRGQKIHFVIMNNIFPPHRDIHETYDLKGSTVGREYNEADAAKNPRAVLKDLNWIKRGRHLELGPEKRKLFVEQLEKDVALLQRLNIMDYSLLVGLHDTSRGNKDKVREDFFVFQPNTTKIERIPSSHKRESKASKLRKAVGETEPSKLGPSTTKLVLNPHNERRKCRFYMDDGGFSGTDEHDNPTNYIYYLGVIDILTPYNTVKKVEHAWKSLKDDKLYISAVHPQWYGKRFFDFMFKTIKYNDGSTEQTKPENTEV, encoded by the exons ATGATGGCTTCCGCAGTGAGTGAAAACTCAACGTCAAAGCATCTAG GGATTACTGAAAGTGTCGTGGAGAAAAAGTCCGAAAAACATTCACAAGTAGTTGAAAGACGATACACTACTCCTAATAACGTTGTTGAGCCATTAAATATGACTACAACCACACAAACAACCGAAATACAAACGATATATTCTTCGTCGCCACCAAATATATCAAGTAAGATAATCACagaaactataaatattaccGGGCAAATATCATCAAAAGACAATCGTGCAAAGAGTCCTTTAAGAACTCATTCCGAACCATCAGCTATAAAGCCTACTACTGATGAAAAAAGAACAGTTAGTTTTCCTGTAGAAGTTACGTCAAAGTCACCTAGTTCCGATGGTTTAGATAGTACACTTGAAATCGATACAGATTTGCAAAATGATATTTCTGTCGAACCAAAAACGCCTAGAGGAACACCCAATCGAAGTTTTACTACACCGATTCCTAAACCAAGACCTAATAGCATGACTGCTTTGACAGATGAACAAAATCAAAATGTCCCTCAACGTTCAGCTACTACAGCAGGGAAagcaaaaaagaatatatcgTTAATAGAAAATAGAAGGAAGGAAGGAAAGCTTAAAAGAAGGAACACTTTTAATGCAATCGGATTGGGTGGGGATATCGCGTTAGACGAAGAGACACAAAAAATGGCAGAAAATGTCAAAAGGAGATTATCAAAACGTAGAACTCGTGAAAAGGATAAAGATGATTTAGACGAGGGGGTCATGATTGGTACAAGAATCGGGGAAGATCACGTTAACTATGTTCTTATGTACAATATGTTGACGGGTATTCGAGTGGGC GTATCCCGATGTAATGCAAAAATGCATAGAGAACTAGTTGATTCTGATTTCAAGGCTGCacataaattttcatttgataT AACGGGAAATGAACTTACACCTTCAGCTAAATATGACTTTAAATTCAAAGATTATGCTCCATGGGTTTTCCGTCGTCTTCGTGAATTTTTTCACATTGATGCTGCGGATTATCTTGTTTCTTTAACgagtaaatatattttgtcaGAGTTGGGTTCACCGGGTAAAAGTGGAagcttcttttatttttctcgAGATTAtcgttttattataaaaacgaTACATCATACCGAACATAAATTTTTGCGTAAGATTTTGAAGGAATATTACGAG CACATAAGAAACAACCCAGATACATTACTTTCCCGCTTTTATGGACTTCATAGAGTGAAATTACCACGCGGACAAAAAATTCACTttgtaataatgaataatatatttcctccGCATCGAGATATTCATGAAACTTATGATTTGAAG ggGTCAACAGTGGGACGTGAATATAATGAAGCTGATGCGGCAAAGAATCCGCGCGCCGTTCTTAAAGATTTGAATTGGATTAAACGAGGGCGACATCTGGAACTTGGCCCCGAGAAACGTAAACTTTTCGTCGAACAGCTTGAGAAAGACGTCGCA ttgcTTCAACGTCTGAATATTATGGATTATAGCCTTTTAGTAGGTTTGCATGATACCTCTCGTGGTAATAAAGACAAAGTTCGAGAAGATTTCTTTGTATTTCAG CCAAATACCACGAAAATTGAGCGTATTCCATCAAGTCATAAGCGGGAAAGTAAAGCTTCAAAATTACGTAAGGCTGTAGGAGAAACTGAGCCATCGAAGCTAGGTCCTTCAACTACTAAGCTTGTGCTAAATCCTCATAATGA ACGCCGTAAGTGTAGATTTTACATGGACGATGGTGGTTTTTCTGGAACAGATGAACATGACAATCCCaccaattatatttattacttgGGAGTTATCGATATTTTGACACCATATAATACGGTTAAGAAAGTTGAACATGCATGGAAATCATTAAAAGACGACAAg ctGTACATATCTGCTGTACATCCACAATGGTACGGAAAACGCTTTTTTGACTTTATGTTTAAGACCATAAAGTATAATGATGGTTCAACAGAACAAACCAAACCAGAAAATACTGAAGTTTAA
- a CDS encoding Ubiquitin-conjugating enzyme E2 1 — translation MALKRINKELHDLGRDPPSSCSAGPIGDDLFHWQATIMGPSDSPYSGGVFFLAIHFPTDYPFKPPKVNFTTRIYHPNINSNGSICLDILRDQWSPALTISKVLLSICSMLTDPNPDDPLVPEIAHVYKTDRTRYEATAREWTRKYAM, via the exons ATGGCACTTAAAAGAATCAACAAA gaATTGCACGATTTAGGACGTGACCCACCGTCGTCTTGTAGTGCTGGTCCTATTGGGGATGACCTTTTCCACTGGCAAGCGACAATCATGGGTCCC tCCGACTCTCCATACTCTGGTGGGGTATTTTTCCTTGCCATTCATTTTCCCACAGATTATCCGTTTAAACCACCAaag GTAAACTTTACAACAAGAATCTACCATCCGAATATCAACAGTAATGGAAGTATATGCCTGGATATCCTAAGAGATCAATGGTCGCCAGCGCTTACCATTTCGAAAG tgcTCTTGTCAATTTGCTCAATGTTGACTGATCCAAACCCAG ACGATCCGCTTGTACCTGAAATTGCTCACGTGTACAAGACTGATCGTACTCGCTATGAAGCAACTGCTCGAGAATGGACGCGCAAATATGCTA TGTAA
- a CDS encoding Ubiquitin-conjugating enzyme E2 1 variant 2, producing the protein MALKRINKELHDLGRDPPSSCSAGPIGDDLFHWQATIMGPSDSPYSGGVFFLAIHFPTDYPFKPPKVNFTTRIYHPNINSNGSICLDILRDQWSPALTISKVLLSICSMLTDPNPDDPLVPEIAHVYKTDRTRYEATAREWTRKYASEYN; encoded by the exons ATGGCACTTAAAAGAATCAACAAA gaATTGCACGATTTAGGACGTGACCCACCGTCGTCTTGTAGTGCTGGTCCTATTGGGGATGACCTTTTCCACTGGCAAGCGACAATCATGGGTCCC tCCGACTCTCCATACTCTGGTGGGGTATTTTTCCTTGCCATTCATTTTCCCACAGATTATCCGTTTAAACCACCAaag GTAAACTTTACAACAAGAATCTACCATCCGAATATCAACAGTAATGGAAGTATATGCCTGGATATCCTAAGAGATCAATGGTCGCCAGCGCTTACCATTTCGAAAG tgcTCTTGTCAATTTGCTCAATGTTGACTGATCCAAACCCAG ACGATCCGCTTGTACCTGAAATTGCTCACGTGTACAAGACTGATCGTACTCGCTATGAAGCAACTGCTCGAGAATGGACGCGCAAATATGCTAGTGAGTATAACTAA